The following proteins are co-located in the Methylomonas sp. 11b genome:
- a CDS encoding DUF3313 domain-containing protein: MARNHKQNVIGILGLTLMVGLSGCTPIKQARNVEESGFLGDYSALRAGKDGEALKVYLNPKYQQTCKTYDKVLIEPVGIWVGKNSDTASIPAEDRQMLVNHLHGSLVSELGKHYQIVKTPQPGTLRIKTAITEAEGSWVALDTVSSFVPQMLVMSKLKEIATGTGAFVGKASGEVEITDASTGERMGAAVDRMVGNKSTIGVTGKWDDVTRTFDDWADRMAYRLENCGATRPE; the protein is encoded by the coding sequence ATGGCACGTAATCACAAACAAAATGTAATCGGTATTTTGGGGCTGACCTTGATGGTGGGCTTATCCGGCTGTACGCCGATCAAGCAGGCGCGTAACGTCGAGGAATCCGGATTTTTAGGGGATTATTCAGCCTTGCGCGCGGGAAAAGACGGCGAGGCCCTAAAAGTCTACCTTAATCCAAAATATCAACAAACCTGCAAAACCTATGACAAGGTGCTGATCGAGCCTGTCGGTATCTGGGTTGGCAAAAATTCCGATACAGCTTCTATCCCGGCGGAAGATAGGCAAATGCTGGTTAATCATTTGCATGGTTCGTTAGTCAGCGAATTGGGCAAACACTATCAAATCGTCAAAACGCCGCAGCCAGGCACACTACGAATCAAAACCGCGATTACCGAAGCTGAAGGCTCCTGGGTGGCATTGGATACCGTGTCGTCGTTCGTGCCGCAGATGCTGGTGATGTCCAAATTGAAGGAAATTGCCACCGGCACTGGTGCCTTCGTCGGTAAGGCCAGCGGTGAGGTTGAAATCACCGATGCCAGTACCGGCGAACGCATGGGCGCGGCTGTCGATCGCATGGTCGGTAATAAGTCGACGATAGGCGTCACCGGCAAATGGGACGACGTAACCCGGACTTTCGATGATTGGGCGGATCGGATGGCTTACCGGCTGGAAAACTGCGGTGCCACTCGGCCTGAATAA
- a CDS encoding tetratricopeptide repeat protein translates to MKSAGERNPAPESVANKGVKRTYGWLFALCVVVLAGLGTWFYLFPLAADSTAMPAKQVKIEPAFVGRAACAACHVEQDKLWQGSHHDLAMQEVTEQTVLGDFKDAKFSKDGLTSRFFRQNGRFLVNTDSPDGKLADFEIKYVFGVTPLQQYLIELPGGKLQALSIAWDSRSKDQGGQRWFHLYPNEKIDHTDELHWTRRSQNWNFMCAECHSTHLQKNYDASNRTYRSTWSEIDVSCEACHGPGSNHVTWAKPESGSKAADDQTKGLAVLLNERRGAAWSIDWQTGNARRNIPRSGDTEIQVCARCHSRRAQLLGDYHDGRLMDSHLPSLLTQTLYHADGQIDGEVYEYGSFLQSKMYQAGVTCGDCHEQHSLKLRVADNGTCLQCHAAAKYEDAKHHFHTEGSAGAKCIACHMPTKTYMGVDARRDHGFRIPRPDLSEKLGTPNTCNACHADKPAQWAADTVKRWYGHQPKAYQNYAEALHAARTASADATAQLSALAQDKSQPAIARATAISEMAAGLTPEQLPILTQALRDADPLLRRAALQAMEQLPPEQRWPLAHDALRDPVRSLRVLAAAALAGLAPATISASEQANYAAASRDYLTSLDWNADDPAAQVNRGNFHTARKEFESAEQAYREALQIDPDFVMAYINLADLFRLIHRDNEGLSLLQQGLSRLPDAADLHHSLGLLQVRLKNTEEALKSLERAVKLAPNQPRFSYVYAMALSSVGKGRDARDVVRSALTATPHDPALNALNAQFTQEE, encoded by the coding sequence ATGAAGTCGGCCGGTGAACGAAATCCAGCGCCGGAATCGGTCGCGAACAAAGGGGTTAAACGTACCTATGGGTGGTTATTCGCCCTATGCGTAGTGGTGCTGGCGGGATTGGGTACTTGGTTTTACCTGTTCCCGCTTGCCGCTGATTCCACTGCCATGCCGGCAAAGCAAGTGAAAATCGAGCCGGCTTTCGTCGGCAGAGCCGCTTGCGCCGCTTGCCACGTCGAGCAGGATAAGCTCTGGCAAGGTTCGCATCATGATTTGGCGATGCAGGAAGTCACCGAACAAACCGTGCTCGGCGATTTTAAGGACGCTAAATTCAGCAAGGACGGCCTGACATCGCGTTTTTTTCGGCAAAACGGCCGGTTCCTGGTCAACACCGACAGCCCGGATGGCAAACTGGCGGATTTTGAAATCAAATACGTGTTTGGGGTTACGCCGCTGCAGCAATACCTGATCGAATTACCCGGCGGCAAGTTGCAAGCCTTGTCAATTGCCTGGGACAGCCGCTCCAAAGATCAGGGCGGGCAACGCTGGTTTCATTTGTATCCCAACGAAAAAATCGACCACACCGACGAATTGCATTGGACCCGGCGCTCGCAGAACTGGAATTTCATGTGTGCCGAATGCCATTCCACCCATCTGCAAAAAAATTACGATGCCTCCAACCGCACTTATCGCAGCACCTGGTCGGAAATCGATGTGTCTTGCGAAGCTTGCCACGGTCCCGGTTCCAATCATGTGACCTGGGCCAAACCGGAATCGGGCTCTAAAGCGGCGGACGATCAAACCAAGGGTTTGGCGGTATTGCTGAATGAGCGGCGCGGCGCGGCTTGGAGCATCGATTGGCAAACCGGCAACGCCCGGCGCAATATCCCGCGTAGTGGAGATACGGAAATCCAGGTCTGCGCCCGTTGCCATTCCCGGCGCGCGCAGCTATTGGGCGATTACCATGATGGGCGCTTGATGGACAGCCATTTACCTTCCTTATTGACCCAAACCTTGTACCACGCCGATGGCCAGATCGACGGCGAAGTCTATGAATACGGCTCGTTTCTGCAAAGCAAGATGTATCAGGCCGGCGTGACCTGCGGCGATTGCCACGAACAGCACAGCCTCAAATTGCGCGTCGCCGATAACGGCACGTGTTTGCAGTGCCATGCCGCCGCCAAGTACGAGGATGCCAAGCACCATTTCCATACCGAGGGTTCCGCCGGCGCTAAATGCATCGCTTGCCACATGCCGACCAAGACCTATATGGGCGTCGATGCCCGCCGCGACCATGGCTTTCGTATTCCGCGCCCCGATCTATCCGAAAAACTCGGCACCCCCAATACCTGTAACGCCTGTCATGCCGATAAACCGGCGCAGTGGGCGGCGGATACGGTCAAACGCTGGTACGGGCATCAGCCCAAGGCTTATCAAAATTATGCCGAAGCCTTGCATGCCGCGCGCACCGCAAGCGCGGATGCCACGGCGCAGTTATCGGCATTAGCGCAAGACAAAAGCCAACCGGCTATCGCCCGAGCCACAGCCATCTCGGAAATGGCCGCCGGTCTGACGCCGGAACAGTTGCCGATTCTGACTCAAGCCTTGCGGGATGCCGATCCCTTGCTGCGTAGAGCGGCGCTGCAAGCTATGGAACAACTACCGCCGGAACAGCGTTGGCCGCTGGCTCACGACGCGCTGCGCGATCCCGTGCGTTCGCTGCGTGTACTGGCCGCCGCGGCATTGGCTGGCCTTGCCCCTGCCACCATTTCTGCAAGCGAACAGGCCAATTACGCAGCGGCCAGCCGCGATTATTTGACTTCGTTGGATTGGAACGCCGACGATCCGGCCGCGCAAGTCAATCGCGGCAATTTTCATACCGCCCGCAAGGAATTCGAATCCGCCGAACAGGCTTACCGGGAGGCCTTGCAGATCGATCCAGACTTTGTGATGGCGTACATCAATCTGGCCGATCTTTTTCGACTGATTCATCGCGACAACGAAGGACTAAGCCTGCTGCAACAAGGCTTGTCCCGATTGCCGGACGCCGCCGATTTACATCACAGCCTGGGCTTGTTACAGGTCAGACTGAAAAACACCGAAGAGGCGCTGAAGTCTCTGGAACGCGCGGTCAAATTGGCGCCAAACCAACCTCGGTTCAGCTATGTCTACGCCATGGCTTTGTCCAGTGTCGGAAAGGGGCGGGATGCGCGCGATGTCGTTCGCTCCGCGTTGACGGCGACACCGCACGATCCTGCTTTAAACGCATTAAACGCGCAATTCACCCAAGAGGAATAA
- a CDS encoding glycine zipper family protein: MNHRKIRNTLVCALLLGAGTMNAWAQSLMIYPAAGQSPQQQQQDQYNCHGWSVQQSGYDPSNPPAPSSGPSFGSASKEVLKGGLRGAAAGAAIGAIAGDAGKGAAIGAVGGGMRRGFQERDRQQQAASAPPPGLDNYNRAMKSCLGALGYSVN; this comes from the coding sequence ATGAACCATCGAAAAATTCGTAACACCCTGGTCTGTGCCCTTTTATTGGGCGCCGGAACCATGAACGCCTGGGCTCAGAGTCTGATGATCTATCCAGCCGCCGGGCAAAGTCCGCAGCAACAGCAGCAAGACCAGTATAACTGCCACGGCTGGTCGGTTCAGCAATCCGGTTACGATCCGAGCAATCCTCCCGCACCGAGTTCGGGGCCCAGTTTTGGCAGCGCGTCCAAGGAAGTGCTCAAAGGTGGCTTACGGGGCGCGGCGGCCGGAGCGGCAATCGGTGCGATTGCCGGCGATGCCGGCAAGGGCGCCGCCATTGGCGCTGTTGGCGGCGGCATGAGACGCGGTTTTCAAGAGCGAGATCGGCAACAGCAGGCCGCGTCCGCGCCACCTCCCGGTCTGGATAACTACAACCGCGCCATGAAATCCTGTCTAGGCGCACTGGGTTATTCGGTCAATTGA
- a CDS encoding bestrophin-like domain codes for MDIASLAVLVALVLFLGMLLAIEFGRRLGLKTRGDDQKTDNTAAGLIDGAIFGLMGLLIAFTFSGAASRLDHRRDLVINEANAIGTAYLRLNLLPSASQPPLRDLFRQYLDARLDAFQKLPDMAAAEASLLKANQLQNQIWPMAVQACQASGSVPATTLLLAALNEMFDMATLRTTTARVMHPPTVIFVMLFALALLSSFLAGYSMGNNPETTRFHVFGFAAIIAITVYVILDIEYPRAGLIRVDAVDRVLIELRGSMQ; via the coding sequence ATGGACATTGCTAGTCTCGCGGTGTTGGTGGCGCTGGTTTTATTTCTTGGCATGTTGCTGGCCATAGAGTTCGGCAGGAGGCTAGGCCTTAAAACCAGGGGCGATGATCAAAAAACCGATAACACCGCCGCTGGTTTGATCGACGGCGCCATTTTCGGATTGATGGGCCTGTTGATCGCTTTTACGTTTTCCGGAGCGGCCTCGCGCCTGGATCATCGTCGGGATTTGGTTATCAACGAGGCCAACGCCATTGGCACGGCTTATCTACGCTTGAATCTGCTACCATCTGCAAGCCAACCGCCATTGCGGGATTTGTTCCGGCAATACCTGGATGCGCGCCTGGATGCATTTCAGAAACTACCCGACATGGCGGCGGCGGAAGCCAGTTTGCTCAAGGCCAATCAATTACAAAATCAAATCTGGCCGATGGCGGTCCAGGCCTGTCAAGCTTCGGGATCGGTGCCTGCGACCACGCTGTTGTTGGCGGCTTTGAACGAAATGTTCGATATGGCGACGTTGCGCACAACGACCGCGCGCGTGATGCATCCGCCCACGGTCATCTTCGTGATGCTGTTCGCCTTGGCGTTGCTGAGCTCTTTTCTGGCCGGTTACTCGATGGGCAATAACCCGGAAACCACCCGGTTTCATGTCTTCGGTTTTGCCGCCATCATCGCAATCACGGTATATGTGATACTCGATATCGAATATCCTCGCGCCGGCTTGATTCGGGTGGATGCAGTGGATCGGGTTTTGATCGAACTGCGCGGCAGCATGCAATGA
- a CDS encoding arylsulfatase, which translates to MKQHVLAMVGLSAVMLTNCQIAVAKNQTKPTEGIDRTILPIAEPQPSPITEVDVRNAKAPPRFQVKAPANAPNVLLVLLDDLGFAGTSSFGGPVTTPTFEQIANEGLRYNNFHTNALCSPTRAAIKSGRNHHVNNMGGIIEIGTAFPGNTGQIPNSVAPVAEMLRLNGYATAAFGKWHETAAWEASMAGPFDRWPTRQGFDKFYGFLGGETNQWAPFIYDGTKPVELPNDPNYHFMTDMTDQAVAWIKYQKALTPDKPFFTYFAPGAVHAPHHVPKDWIARWQGKFDQGWDKLREEILARQIQRGVVPAGTQLAPRPEAIPAWDTLSADEKRLYTRQMEVFAAFVEMADHEVGRLLKAVEDTGQLDNTLVLFVYGDNGTSAEGGRNGMFNEYTFFNGVPEQVADMLKHLDQWGGPETYPHMAAGWAVALDTPYQWTKQVASDHGGTKVGMAVRWPKGIKAKGEQRTQFHHVIDIAPTILEAAGLPEPKSVNGVKQWPMDGVSMAYSFDDAKAKERHTTQYFEMFGNRAIYHEGWFARTIHRAPWEMQPRRPLADDIWELYDTRSDFSLTHDLAAQNPKKLKELQALFLKEAKKNKVLPIDDRSIERMNAELAGRPDLMAGRTSLTLAEGMSGMSENAFINVKNKSKTITAELDIPEGGANGVVAAQGGRFGGWCLYLKDGKPTYTYNFLNLNHYTISSPEALPKGKNKLVFEFAYDSGGLGKGGTGTLSVDGRKLAEGRIDKTQLMIFSADETADVGIDDATPVVAGIGQGAQTRFTGKIEKVTIDVK; encoded by the coding sequence ATGAAACAGCATGTCCTCGCGATGGTCGGTTTGTCAGCTGTGATGCTGACCAACTGCCAAATCGCCGTTGCCAAAAACCAAACCAAGCCAACCGAAGGTATCGATCGTACAATACTGCCTATCGCGGAACCTCAGCCCAGTCCGATCACCGAAGTCGACGTGCGCAACGCCAAGGCGCCGCCGCGTTTCCAGGTGAAAGCCCCGGCGAATGCGCCGAATGTGCTGCTGGTGTTGCTGGACGATCTCGGTTTTGCCGGCACCAGCAGCTTCGGTGGACCGGTGACGACCCCTACCTTCGAGCAAATCGCCAACGAAGGTTTGCGCTATAACAACTTTCACACCAACGCACTTTGTTCGCCAACCCGCGCCGCCATCAAAAGCGGCCGCAATCACCATGTCAACAACATGGGCGGCATCATCGAAATCGGCACCGCGTTTCCCGGTAATACCGGCCAGATTCCCAACAGCGTCGCGCCGGTCGCCGAAATGCTGCGCCTGAACGGCTACGCTACCGCCGCCTTCGGCAAATGGCACGAAACCGCGGCCTGGGAAGCCAGCATGGCGGGGCCATTCGACCGCTGGCCGACCCGGCAGGGTTTCGACAAGTTTTACGGCTTTTTAGGCGGCGAGACCAACCAATGGGCGCCGTTCATTTACGACGGCACCAAGCCGGTCGAGTTGCCGAACGATCCCAACTACCACTTCATGACCGACATGACCGATCAGGCGGTAGCCTGGATCAAGTATCAAAAAGCCCTGACGCCCGATAAGCCCTTCTTCACCTATTTCGCACCGGGCGCCGTGCATGCACCGCATCACGTGCCCAAGGACTGGATAGCGCGCTGGCAGGGCAAGTTCGATCAAGGTTGGGACAAACTGCGCGAGGAAATTCTGGCTCGGCAAATCCAACGGGGCGTAGTGCCGGCAGGCACCCAATTGGCGCCTAGACCAGAGGCGATTCCGGCCTGGGACACGCTGTCGGCTGACGAAAAACGTCTATACACACGGCAGATGGAAGTCTTTGCCGCTTTTGTCGAGATGGCCGATCATGAAGTAGGCCGCCTGCTCAAGGCCGTAGAAGATACCGGTCAACTCGATAACACCCTGGTGCTGTTCGTCTACGGCGACAACGGCACCAGCGCCGAAGGCGGCCGCAACGGCATGTTCAACGAATACACCTTCTTCAACGGCGTTCCGGAACAGGTTGCCGACATGCTCAAGCATCTGGATCAGTGGGGCGGCCCGGAAACCTATCCGCACATGGCCGCGGGCTGGGCGGTGGCACTGGATACGCCGTATCAATGGACCAAACAGGTGGCGTCCGATCACGGCGGCACCAAGGTGGGCATGGCCGTGCGCTGGCCCAAAGGCATCAAGGCCAAAGGCGAACAACGTACCCAGTTCCATCACGTGATCGACATTGCACCAACCATTCTGGAAGCCGCCGGCCTGCCGGAACCCAAAAGCGTGAATGGCGTCAAGCAATGGCCAATGGATGGGGTCAGCATGGCCTATAGCTTCGATGATGCCAAAGCCAAAGAGCGCCATACCACGCAATACTTCGAGATGTTCGGCAACCGGGCCATCTATCATGAAGGCTGGTTTGCACGCACCATACATCGTGCGCCGTGGGAAATGCAGCCGCGCCGTCCGTTGGCGGACGATATTTGGGAATTGTACGACACCCGCAGCGATTTTAGCTTGACGCACGATCTGGCGGCGCAGAATCCGAAGAAACTCAAGGAACTGCAAGCCTTGTTCCTGAAAGAGGCCAAGAAAAACAAGGTATTGCCGATCGACGATCGCTCGATTGAACGCATGAACGCGGAACTTGCCGGTCGCCCCGATCTGATGGCGGGCCGTACCTCGCTGACCTTGGCCGAAGGCATGAGCGGCATGTCCGAGAACGCCTTCATCAACGTCAAGAACAAGTCCAAAACCATCACCGCCGAGCTGGATATTCCGGAGGGCGGCGCCAACGGCGTGGTGGCGGCTCAAGGCGGTCGTTTCGGCGGCTGGTGTTTGTATCTGAAGGACGGCAAACCGACCTATACCTATAACTTCCTCAACCTGAACCATTACACCATCAGTTCGCCGGAAGCCTTGCCGAAAGGCAAAAACAAACTGGTGTTCGAGTTTGCCTACGACAGTGGCGGCTTGGGTAAGGGCGGCACCGGCACCTTGTCCGTCGATGGCCGCAAATTGGCCGAAGGCCGTATCGATAAAACCCAGCTGATGATCTTCTCCGCCGACGAAACCGCGGATGTGGGCATAGACGACGCCACGCCAGTCGTGGCCGGAATCGGCCAGGGCGCGCAGACCCGCTTTACCGGCAAGATCGAGAAAGTCACCATCGACGTGAAATAA
- a CDS encoding DUF1254 domain-containing protein — MMQKTRLATAMALSCGLLAGTAFAKSTKPAQYKMTTEVPAGIAMPDQVKTRLGTLKFFDGFPDEASVEKLYDNLDFQRAVQAYLLALPAVSQAANRNEILKLGPANTTVPIFENRMDSKSLFLTPNTETPYSWMWLDLKDGPVVLEAPPKVLGALNDMWFRWVVDIGFTGPDKGEGGKFLILPPGYSGEVPEGYIVVKSPTFNLWAPWRSFVVDGDPKPGVDLVKQHTRVYRLADAANPPPMNFVNVSGKDFGTVAPADYQFWAYLDQVVQQEPSESLDPVTLGYYAAIGIQKGKPFAPDARMKKILSEAATVGDATARATAFRMRQQEAYYYEGSSWQLPFFGGYKFETQPGVRNLDGYNFYYFMATGVTPAMESKMVGQGSQYAWTAKDAKAKPLDGGKNYKLHLPPNIPVANFWSVILYDNQTRSMLQTDQQFPSVSSQNKELVVNVDGSVDIYFGPKAPSGQANWLQTIPGKGWNTILRLYSPLQPWFDKTWRPGEIEPVK; from the coding sequence ATGATGCAAAAAACCAGACTAGCCACGGCAATGGCCTTAAGCTGCGGCCTGTTGGCGGGCACTGCGTTCGCCAAATCAACCAAGCCGGCCCAGTACAAGATGACCACGGAAGTGCCTGCAGGCATTGCCATGCCGGATCAGGTCAAGACCCGCTTGGGCACGCTGAAATTTTTCGACGGTTTTCCAGATGAAGCCAGCGTCGAAAAACTCTACGACAATCTGGATTTTCAACGCGCGGTACAAGCCTACTTGCTGGCTTTGCCTGCCGTCAGCCAAGCTGCGAATCGCAACGAGATTCTCAAATTGGGGCCAGCCAACACCACTGTGCCGATTTTTGAAAATCGCATGGATTCGAAGTCGTTATTCTTGACCCCCAATACCGAAACCCCTTATAGCTGGATGTGGCTGGATCTGAAAGACGGCCCGGTCGTACTGGAGGCGCCGCCCAAGGTGTTGGGCGCACTCAATGACATGTGGTTCCGCTGGGTGGTTGACATCGGCTTCACCGGGCCGGATAAGGGCGAAGGCGGCAAGTTTCTGATTTTGCCACCTGGATACAGCGGTGAGGTTCCAGAGGGTTATATTGTGGTCAAGTCGCCGACCTTTAATCTATGGGCACCCTGGCGCAGTTTCGTGGTGGATGGCGATCCAAAACCGGGCGTGGATCTGGTCAAACAGCATACGCGGGTTTATCGTCTGGCCGATGCAGCCAATCCGCCGCCTATGAACTTTGTCAACGTCTCCGGCAAGGACTTCGGCACGGTCGCCCCGGCGGATTACCAATTTTGGGCGTATTTGGATCAGGTGGTGCAACAAGAACCCAGCGAATCGCTTGATCCGGTCACCTTGGGTTACTATGCGGCTATTGGCATTCAAAAGGGTAAACCCTTTGCGCCGGATGCGCGGATGAAGAAAATCCTCAGCGAAGCGGCGACCGTTGGCGACGCCACCGCCCGTGCCACCGCTTTTAGGATGCGGCAGCAGGAAGCCTACTATTACGAGGGCAGTTCCTGGCAATTGCCTTTTTTCGGTGGCTACAAGTTTGAGACGCAACCTGGGGTACGCAACCTGGATGGCTACAATTTTTACTACTTTATGGCTACCGGCGTCACACCCGCCATGGAGTCGAAAATGGTGGGGCAAGGCTCGCAATACGCCTGGACCGCCAAGGATGCCAAAGCTAAGCCGCTCGATGGTGGCAAAAACTACAAGTTGCACCTGCCGCCGAATATTCCGGTCGCAAACTTCTGGTCAGTGATTTTGTATGACAACCAGACCCGCTCCATGCTGCAAACCGATCAACAGTTCCCCAGCGTCAGCAGTCAAAACAAGGAGTTGGTGGTTAACGTCGATGGCTCGGTAGACATCTACTTCGGCCCCAAAGCGCCATCCGGCCAAGCCAACTGGTTGCAAACCATTCCCGGCAAAGGTTGGAACACGATTCTACGCCTTTACAGCCCGCTCCAACCCTGGTTCGACAAAACCTGGCGGCCGGGCGAGATCGAGCCGGTTAAGTAG
- a CDS encoding YSC84-related protein produces the protein MKLSTPSPQIAPLLGFRLIACLVLVLSSTLSGCQSTGGSQGDSHANAAQIDREVDAALNKLYQTTPSARTLAAKARGILVFPNVIKAGFIGGAEYGKGAMRKGGRTAGYYNIVAGSYGLQAGVQSFGYAMFFMNDEAIASLNSAKGLEVGVGPSVVVLDEGLAKKATTTTLRDDVYAFVFGQQGLMAGLGIQGSKITRINP, from the coding sequence ATGAAATTATCGACACCATCCCCTCAAATTGCCCCGCTGCTTGGATTCAGGCTAATCGCGTGTCTAGTGTTGGTCCTATCGTCGACGCTGAGCGGTTGTCAGTCCACGGGCGGGTCACAGGGCGATTCGCACGCTAACGCGGCGCAAATTGACCGCGAAGTGGATGCCGCTTTGAACAAGCTTTACCAAACCACGCCGTCGGCCAGAACGCTGGCGGCAAAAGCCAGGGGTATTCTGGTGTTTCCGAATGTGATCAAGGCCGGCTTCATCGGCGGTGCCGAGTACGGCAAGGGCGCCATGCGTAAAGGCGGCAGAACAGCCGGTTACTACAACATCGTGGCCGGTTCTTATGGCTTGCAAGCCGGCGTGCAATCCTTCGGTTACGCCATGTTTTTCATGAACGACGAGGCGATAGCCAGCCTGAATAGCGCCAAAGGCCTGGAAGTGGGCGTGGGCCCTAGCGTTGTGGTGCTCGATGAAGGCCTGGCCAAGAAAGCCACCACCACGACCTTGCGGGACGATGTCTATGCCTTTGTGTTTGGCCAGCAAGGCTTGATGGCTGGGCTGGGCATACAGGGCTCCAAAATTACCCGTATCAATCCGTAA
- a CDS encoding carbohydrate porin, which translates to MMKTESLAMNVKNNNRLNRTSLSLVGSVLLMGLGSNANAIGPVAVPETWGGDLASRERLTGDWGGVRDDMAKKGVVLDANMLLLPGGVATGGRQTGADFWGSVDYSLNLDTGKMGLWPGGFFKFEGISSFGNTLYNEAGAMIPTNISSLSPAFNQPSSGLMGASYTQFLSEHAGVTMGKLNLLDFAPNEFYGNYNTQFLNTGLNLSLALAMVPISAYGGGVIGLPTKDITLMALALDASGTPMENDIGKAFKDGVTLISGANIKIKPFGLVGHQAINGVWSNKTRFSLTQDPDNLARALLTERFPFLGNPGPILERILRERFPNLLLPVQPFNRKENTWSVIYSFDQYFWQPEGDSKRGLGVFFNFGATDGNPNPIQYTYMMGIGGKGVFASRPHDSFGIGWARTQFSDQFVPLLRERLGLGLDHEDAVELYYAAAITPWLDVSPHLQVVNSALSKTLDENHQLRDMDTVVEANLRVNIKF; encoded by the coding sequence ATGATGAAGACCGAAAGCCTTGCAATGAATGTCAAAAATAACAATAGGCTGAATAGAACGTCCTTGAGTCTGGTTGGCTCGGTGTTGCTGATGGGCTTAGGCTCGAACGCCAATGCCATCGGTCCCGTGGCAGTCCCGGAAACCTGGGGCGGGGACTTGGCTTCACGCGAAAGGCTGACCGGCGATTGGGGCGGCGTCAGGGATGACATGGCCAAAAAAGGCGTGGTATTGGATGCCAACATGCTTCTTCTGCCGGGCGGTGTCGCCACCGGGGGGCGACAAACCGGAGCCGACTTTTGGGGTAGCGTCGATTACTCCTTGAATCTGGATACCGGCAAAATGGGACTGTGGCCGGGCGGCTTCTTTAAATTCGAAGGTATTTCCAGTTTTGGCAATACCTTGTATAACGAAGCCGGGGCGATGATACCCACCAATATATCTTCGCTATCCCCCGCCTTCAACCAGCCCAGCAGTGGTTTGATGGGGGCATCCTACACCCAGTTCTTGAGTGAACACGCCGGGGTGACGATGGGAAAATTGAATCTGCTGGATTTCGCCCCCAATGAGTTTTATGGCAATTACAACACCCAGTTCCTGAATACCGGGCTGAATCTGTCCTTGGCCTTAGCGATGGTGCCTATCTCCGCTTATGGCGGCGGCGTGATTGGCCTGCCCACCAAGGACATCACGCTGATGGCCTTGGCGCTGGACGCCAGCGGCACGCCAATGGAAAACGACATCGGCAAAGCCTTTAAAGACGGCGTGACCCTGATAAGTGGGGCGAACATCAAAATCAAACCGTTTGGCCTGGTCGGGCATCAGGCTATCAACGGGGTGTGGAGCAATAAGACCCGTTTCTCGCTGACCCAAGACCCCGACAACCTGGCTCGCGCCCTGCTGACTGAGCGTTTTCCCTTCCTGGGCAATCCAGGCCCGATCCTGGAACGGATTCTTCGTGAGCGTTTTCCAAATCTGCTGCTTCCGGTCCAACCCTTCAACCGCAAGGAAAATACCTGGTCGGTGATCTACAGCTTCGATCAATACTTCTGGCAACCCGAGGGTGACTCGAAACGCGGCCTCGGCGTGTTCTTCAATTTTGGCGCCACCGATGGCAACCCCAATCCGATTCAGTACACCTATATGATGGGGATAGGCGGCAAGGGCGTATTCGCCTCGCGTCCGCACGATAGCTTCGGCATAGGCTGGGCGCGTACCCAGTTTAGCGATCAGTTCGTGCCCTTACTGCGGGAAAGATTGGGGCTTGGCCTGGATCATGAAGATGCCGTCGAGCTGTATTACGCAGCCGCGATCACGCCTTGGCTGGATGTAAGCCCGCATCTTCAGGTCGTCAATTCCGCTCTGAGTAAAACCCTTGATGAAAATCACCAGTTGCGGGATATGGATACGGTCGTCGAAGCGAATTTGCGCGTGAATATTAAATTTTGA